Proteins from a genomic interval of Plasmodium reichenowi strain SY57 chromosome 13, whole genome shotgun sequence:
- a CDS encoding hypothetical protein (conserved Plasmodium protein, unknown function), whose amino-acid sequence MANTWRCDGCLVLNSDDTMECVCCMQKRSLINDEKNGDVNLNGNTNNEGLLINIDPNKKKEDETVSENKINGDKENNISCFNNKLENEQIARIDVIGGGGFIPSIKANNNTNNKSRSIFLNNVSNSNDTETTTMTNIDNNITYNSKKNKISYKEQKESKHSLDSSNKNVSLKSKKKKKHEKNHKGISKRVQPTRNCTKKKINYKT is encoded by the coding sequence ATGGCTAATACATGGAGATGTGATGGATGCTTAGTCCTAAATTCAGACGATACAATGGAATGTGTTTGTTGCATGCAGAAAAGAAGTTTAAttaatgatgaaaaaaatggtGATGTGAATTTGAATGGAAATACTAATAATGAAGGGTtgttaataaatatagatcctaataaaaaaaaagaagatgaGACCGTTTCagaaaacaaaataaatggggataaggaaaataatatttcatgttttaataataaattagaAAATGAACAGATTGCAAGAATTGATGTTATAGGAGGAGGTGGTTTTATTCCTTCAATTAAAGCAAAcaataatacaaataataaatctagaagtatttttttaaataatgttTCAAATAGTAATGATACGGAAACAACTACCATGACtaatattgataataatataacttacaattcaaaaaaaaataaaatttctTATAAAGAACAAAAGGAAAGTAAACATAGTTTAGATTCAtctaataaaaatgttagTCTTAaatctaaaaaaaaaaaaaagcatgaaaaaaatcataaaGGTATATCCAAAAGGGTACAACCAACCAGAAAttgtacaaaaaaaaaaattaattacAAAAcatga
- a CDS encoding hypothetical protein (conserved Plasmodium protein, unknown function) has product MGFFYSGFHKPNKKNMNDKRAKIIYVLGLFLLPSLVSYIGSNYYILNFFIDTFKPIEVPRESNFQIIKNIYHNKKPPSKSSDYDDNTNI; this is encoded by the coding sequence atgGGTTTCTTTTATAGCGGTTTTCATAAACCCAACAAGAAAAACATGAATGATAAAAGAgcaaaaataatttatgtgcttggtttatttttattaccaTCTTTGGTATCATATATAGGAagtaattattatatattgaatttttttattgacACATTTAAGCCAATAGAAGTACCAAGAGAATCCAACTttcaaattataaaaaatatttaccATAATAAAAAACCCCCTTCCAAAAGTTCTGACtatgatgataatacaaatatatga